In one Novosphingopyxis iocasae genomic region, the following are encoded:
- a CDS encoding organic hydroperoxide resistance protein produces the protein MSIDVKYRTQATATGGRDGTAKSQDGKLAVNLSSPKELGGAGGDGTNPEQLFAAGYAACFIGALKVAGQQLKLKVPADVSVTAQVGIGPRSEGGFGITADLEVALPGLEREDAQKLIDAAHQICPYSNATRGNVDVGLSLA, from the coding sequence ATGAGCATCGACGTAAAATATCGCACGCAGGCCACCGCAACCGGCGGTCGTGACGGCACGGCGAAATCGCAGGATGGCAAGCTGGCGGTGAACCTTTCGAGCCCCAAGGAACTGGGCGGCGCGGGCGGTGACGGCACCAATCCGGAGCAGCTTTTCGCGGCCGGTTACGCCGCATGCTTCATCGGCGCACTGAAGGTCGCCGGGCAGCAGCTGAAGCTGAAGGTGCCAGCTGACGTGTCGGTGACCGCGCAGGTGGGTATCGGCCCGCGCTCGGAAGGCGGCTTCGGCATCACCGCCGATCTGGAAGTGGCGCTACCCGGGCTGGAGCGCGAGGACGCACAAAAGCTCATCGATGCGGCGCACCAGATCTGCCCCTATTCGAACGCCACCCGCGGCAATGTCGACGTCGGCCTTTCCTTGGCCTGA
- a CDS encoding helix-turn-helix transcriptional regulator, with the protein MRARLSALTGSGLLLALQAAAAIYFITDAVLDSMTGEAGEAAWLAWTEILVAVALAIGIGLSALNIRRTLRKSRRLSDALVLARGSFAELLDERFAHWGLSAAEAEVALFSLKGCSIGEIASLRGSAPGTVRSQLSKVYAKAGVADRAGLATSFIEELIDGAEAERAR; encoded by the coding sequence ATGCGCGCTCGGCTGAGTGCACTGACTGGCTCCGGCCTCTTGCTCGCATTGCAGGCGGCGGCAGCGATCTATTTCATTACCGATGCCGTGCTCGATAGCATGACGGGAGAGGCCGGAGAGGCGGCGTGGCTGGCCTGGACGGAAATCCTCGTAGCCGTCGCGCTGGCGATCGGCATCGGGCTCAGCGCGCTCAACATCCGCCGCACTTTGCGGAAATCGCGGCGGCTGTCCGATGCGCTCGTGCTTGCCCGCGGCTCTTTTGCCGAATTGCTCGATGAGCGTTTCGCGCATTGGGGCTTGTCCGCGGCCGAGGCGGAAGTGGCGCTGTTCTCGCTGAAGGGCTGTTCGATTGGTGAAATCGCGTCCCTGCGAGGATCGGCACCGGGCACCGTCCGCTCCCAACTCAGCAAGGTTTACGCCAAGGCGGGCGTCGCGGACCGCGCGGGCCTCGCGACGTCATTCATCGAAGAGCTGATCGACGGCGCCGAAGCGGAGCGCGCCCGCTAG
- a CDS encoding manganese efflux pump MntP family protein, giving the protein MTPAAIAFLSVSMSTDAFAAAVGRGASHRPPLLSAIRSGAVFGVIEAITPVIGWALGMVAAGFVASVDHWIAFALLAGVGGLMIFHAVRGDDDDGKALPAKAGPLALIATAIGTSIDAAAVGVSLAFIGANIWVIAAAIGFSTFVFTTIGMLIGAKVGARFGRFAEIGGGIVLIAIGSIILVEHLGLIG; this is encoded by the coding sequence ATGACCCCAGCCGCAATCGCATTCCTGTCCGTCAGCATGTCGACCGATGCCTTTGCCGCCGCTGTGGGCCGAGGCGCTTCGCACCGGCCGCCCTTGCTTTCCGCCATCAGATCCGGCGCGGTGTTCGGGGTGATAGAGGCGATCACGCCGGTCATCGGCTGGGCGCTGGGGATGGTCGCAGCGGGCTTCGTCGCTTCGGTCGACCACTGGATCGCCTTTGCGCTGCTCGCCGGCGTGGGCGGCCTGATGATATTTCACGCGGTACGCGGCGACGATGACGATGGGAAAGCGCTGCCGGCGAAGGCCGGACCGCTGGCGCTCATCGCCACCGCGATCGGCACCAGTATCGATGCCGCCGCGGTGGGCGTGAGCCTGGCCTTCATCGGCGCGAACATCTGGGTGATCGCCGCGGCCATCGGCTTCAGCACCTTCGTCTTCACCACTATCGGTATGCTGATCGGCGCAAAGGTGGGCGCGCGTTTCGGCCGGTTCGCGGAGATCGGCGGCGGCATCGTGCTGATCGCGATCGGATCGATTATCCTCGTCGAACATCTCGGCCTGATCGGCTGA
- a CDS encoding phosphoenolpyruvate carboxykinase has product MSQSPNQQPNVSLSEQGFSVSAYCHWNLQRAALVEAAVAGGEGRLAKDGPLVVETGKHTGRSAKDKFIVRDAETEDNIWWDNNAAMSPEHFAALKEDFLSALGEKKTLYCQDLFGGSQPEHRVAVRVINELAWHNLFIRTMLCRPTEEELAGFSPEYTVIDLPSFKADPDRHGTRSETVIAVNFTEKLILIGGTRYAGEMKKSVFGLLNYLLPVKGVMPMHCSANIGPDGHSAVFFGLSGTGKTTLSADASRTLIGDDEHGWSDSAVFNFEGGCYAKMIRLSEEAEPEIYSTTRRFGTVLENVVMDDETRTLDLDDASLAENSRGAYPIDFIPNTSENNLGPVPATVIMLTADAFGVLPPIARLTPDQAMYHFLSGYTAKVAGTEIGVTDPEATFSTCFGAPFMPRHPSVYGNLLKERIAKGGVQCWLLNTGWTGGKYGTGKRMPIKETRALLNAALDGSLNDAEFRTDPNFGFDVPVSVPGVDDAILDPRETWDDKAAYDDQAAKLVKLFIDNFAPFESHVDQGVKEAAPTAA; this is encoded by the coding sequence ATGTCCCAGTCCCCCAACCAGCAGCCCAATGTCTCGCTTTCCGAACAGGGCTTTTCCGTCTCTGCTTATTGTCACTGGAACTTGCAGCGCGCGGCGCTGGTCGAAGCGGCGGTCGCGGGCGGGGAAGGGCGCTTGGCGAAGGACGGTCCGCTGGTCGTGGAAACCGGCAAGCACACCGGCCGCTCGGCCAAGGACAAGTTCATCGTTCGCGACGCAGAGACCGAAGATAATATCTGGTGGGATAACAACGCTGCGATGAGCCCGGAGCATTTCGCCGCGCTGAAAGAAGACTTCCTGAGCGCGCTCGGCGAAAAGAAAACGCTCTATTGCCAGGATCTGTTCGGCGGATCGCAGCCCGAGCACCGCGTCGCCGTGCGCGTGATCAACGAGCTGGCCTGGCACAATCTGTTCATCCGCACGATGCTGTGCCGCCCGACCGAGGAGGAGCTGGCCGGTTTCAGCCCCGAATATACCGTGATCGATCTGCCCAGCTTCAAGGCCGATCCGGATCGCCACGGCACGCGCAGCGAAACCGTGATCGCGGTGAACTTCACCGAGAAGCTGATCTTGATCGGCGGCACGCGTTATGCTGGCGAGATGAAGAAGAGCGTCTTCGGCCTTCTGAACTATCTGCTGCCGGTAAAGGGCGTGATGCCGATGCATTGCAGCGCCAATATCGGCCCGGACGGTCACAGCGCGGTCTTCTTCGGCCTGTCCGGCACCGGCAAGACCACGCTGTCAGCCGATGCCAGCCGCACGCTGATCGGCGATGACGAACATGGCTGGTCCGACAGCGCCGTCTTCAACTTCGAAGGCGGCTGCTATGCCAAGATGATCCGCCTGAGCGAGGAAGCGGAGCCGGAAATCTATTCGACCACGCGCCGCTTCGGCACCGTGCTGGAAAATGTCGTGATGGACGACGAAACCCGCACGCTGGACCTGGACGATGCGAGCCTGGCGGAGAACAGCCGCGGCGCCTATCCGATCGATTTTATCCCGAACACCAGCGAGAACAATCTCGGTCCCGTGCCCGCGACGGTGATCATGCTGACGGCCGATGCATTCGGCGTGCTGCCCCCGATCGCGCGGCTGACGCCCGATCAGGCGATGTATCACTTCCTTTCGGGCTACACCGCCAAGGTGGCGGGCACCGAAATCGGCGTGACCGATCCGGAAGCGACCTTTTCCACCTGCTTCGGCGCACCGTTCATGCCGCGCCACCCCAGCGTCTATGGCAATCTGCTAAAGGAGCGGATCGCCAAGGGCGGGGTGCAATGCTGGTTGCTCAACACCGGCTGGACCGGTGGGAAGTACGGCACGGGTAAGCGCATGCCGATCAAGGAGACCCGCGCGCTCCTGAACGCTGCGCTGGACGGTTCGCTCAATGACGCCGAATTCCGCACCGACCCCAATTTCGGGTTCGACGTACCGGTATCGGTGCCGGGTGTGGATGATGCGATCCTCGATCCGCGCGAAACCTGGGACGACAAGGCTGCCTATGACGATCAGGCGGCCAAGCTGGTGAAGCTGTTCATCGACAATTTCGCGCCGTTCGAAAGCCATGTCGATCAGGGTGTGAAGGAAGCGGCACCCACCGCCGCCTGA
- a CDS encoding MarR family winged helix-turn-helix transcriptional regulator gives MPGPLPLDQQLCFSLYATSMAINRIYKPMLDKLGITYPQFLVLQALAEEEDGRSIGAIAERLALEPSTITPLAKRLEAAGLVSRTRDPKDERQVRVRLTDLGRERWAETGCLAPMIYERAGMSTDRLVALNAEVKALRDALTGNGTA, from the coding sequence ATGCCCGGACCATTACCGCTCGATCAGCAGCTCTGTTTCTCGCTTTATGCCACCTCGATGGCGATCAATCGCATTTACAAGCCGATGCTGGACAAGCTCGGCATCACCTATCCGCAGTTCCTTGTTCTACAGGCGCTGGCGGAGGAGGAGGATGGGCGCTCCATCGGTGCGATTGCAGAGCGGCTGGCGCTGGAGCCGAGCACGATCACCCCGCTGGCCAAGCGCCTGGAAGCCGCAGGACTGGTCAGCCGCACGCGCGATCCCAAAGACGAACGCCAAGTGCGCGTGCGGCTTACCGATCTAGGGCGTGAGCGGTGGGCGGAGACCGGCTGCCTCGCCCCCATGATCTACGAACGAGCGGGCATGTCCACGGACCGTCTCGTTGCGCTGAACGCGGAGGTAAAGGCGCTGCGTGATGCGCTGACAGGCAACGGGACCGCCTGA
- a CDS encoding GNAT family N-acetyltransferase has protein sequence MHDSALAFRPAAPTDLAKVHRLIERAYRGDAARAGWTHEADLIQTPRTSEAELADIIADPDNRLLTAWDGAELICTVLISRRGADGAYLGMLTVDPQLQAGGIGHRILAHAEAEAARLFGARTMTMWVITVRPELIAWYERRGYRQTGEREPFPAETDPPLEFAVLEKPLAGG, from the coding sequence ATGCACGATTCCGCCCTTGCCTTCCGCCCCGCCGCGCCCACCGATCTGGCGAAGGTCCACCGGCTGATCGAACGGGCCTATCGCGGCGACGCGGCCCGCGCGGGCTGGACGCATGAGGCAGACCTGATCCAAACCCCGCGCACCAGCGAGGCGGAGCTGGCAGACATCATCGCCGATCCGGACAATCGCCTGCTGACGGCGTGGGACGGGGCGGAACTGATCTGCACGGTGCTGATCTCCCGCCGCGGCGCCGACGGTGCCTATCTGGGCATGCTGACGGTCGATCCGCAGTTGCAGGCGGGAGGAATTGGCCACCGCATTCTGGCCCATGCCGAAGCGGAGGCAGCCCGCCTTTTCGGGGCGCGGACGATGACAATGTGGGTCATCACCGTCCGGCCCGAGCTGATCGCCTGGTACGAACGGCGCGGCTATCGCCAAACCGGCGAACGCGAGCCCTTTCCTGCCGAAACCGACCCACCGCTGGAATTCGCGGTGCTGGAAAAACCGCTCGCGGGCGGCTGA
- a CDS encoding mechanosensitive ion channel family protein yields MLDIPLPDFFDGLPLVWRHLIDVAIAALVALGIHFSVFALLRRLTHKSENRSDNIVLRYLRLPTRWLFVAIAVGIARRGWGLSDPTVDLWHMIEGMALPLLIGWLLIAILRALREVVELHADITVENNLNARRRRTRTGILVRIGIFLIILVTVAMMLLSLPSVRSIGVSLLASAGLAGLAVGAAAQPALKNLIAGIQMAFTEPIRIEDAVVVAGEWGWIEEIRLTYIVVKVWDDRRLIVPVSKFLEEPFQNWTRTGAGLFGAIFLYLDPAADIDRLRAYFESFIEDEPLYDGRGNVLQVTDMKADAIELRILATASSSPRTFDLRCAIREKMLAFIRDEMPEAFPRTRALLGSDETPRVSMSPAEGGIPGS; encoded by the coding sequence ATGCTCGATATACCGCTCCCCGATTTCTTCGATGGGCTGCCGTTGGTTTGGCGGCATTTGATCGATGTTGCGATTGCCGCGCTGGTGGCGCTCGGCATCCACTTCAGCGTCTTCGCGCTGCTTCGCCGGCTGACGCATAAGTCCGAAAACCGGTCCGACAATATTGTGCTGCGCTATTTGCGCCTGCCCACGCGCTGGCTGTTCGTCGCGATTGCGGTGGGCATCGCGCGGCGCGGCTGGGGGCTCAGCGATCCCACCGTCGATCTATGGCACATGATCGAAGGGATGGCGCTGCCGCTGCTGATCGGCTGGCTTCTCATCGCCATCCTGCGCGCCTTGCGGGAGGTGGTGGAACTGCATGCCGACATCACGGTCGAGAACAATCTCAACGCGCGCCGCCGCCGTACCCGCACAGGGATATTGGTGCGCATCGGTATCTTCCTCATCATCCTCGTCACCGTCGCGATGATGCTGCTGAGCCTGCCCAGCGTGCGCAGCATCGGCGTCAGCCTGCTTGCGTCGGCGGGCCTCGCAGGTCTTGCGGTCGGCGCTGCCGCGCAGCCTGCGCTCAAGAACCTGATCGCGGGTATCCAGATGGCCTTTACCGAGCCGATCCGGATCGAGGATGCCGTGGTCGTCGCGGGCGAGTGGGGGTGGATCGAGGAGATCCGGCTCACTTATATCGTGGTCAAGGTGTGGGACGACCGGCGCCTGATCGTGCCGGTGTCGAAGTTTCTGGAGGAGCCGTTCCAGAACTGGACGCGGACCGGTGCCGGGCTGTTCGGCGCGATCTTTCTCTACCTCGATCCGGCGGCGGATATCGACCGGCTGCGCGCCTATTTCGAAAGCTTCATCGAGGATGAGCCGCTCTATGACGGGCGCGGCAATGTGTTGCAGGTGACCGATATGAAGGCGGACGCGATCGAGCTGCGCATCCTCGCCACGGCCAGTTCTTCACCGCGCACTTTCGATCTGCGCTGCGCGATCCGCGAGAAGATGCTCGCCTTCATCCGCGACGAAATGCCCGAGGCGTTCCCCCGGACCCGAGCATTGCTCGGGAGCGACGAAACGCCCCGGGTGTCGATGAGCCCGGCGGAGGGAGGCATACCGGGCTCATAA